A stretch of [Clostridium] scindens DNA encodes these proteins:
- a CDS encoding aminopeptidase, which produces MIEERYELAIGRIREIEKESTVGSEFRDYFHDMAGFAIMIDELRTELQSGRFQALGLDELKEWNRRLYQDILPERYEASYGNPSYAVKQCGKDYGLVLSFLYAELRGAIAYTFEQKTEYLDILFELLVEVYNQFEGEPYPAIDNIKETIYWYASDYCDVFVADRIREQIDPDESFAAGIIMDSDLDDIRYLYQFGEYISENELQTARHLMKLDDAAIKRMADVYTEGYRIGFVNTGKDLSKKSTVNIRYVLGFERVIKKAIANFEKMGLKPVIYRSGVSVLTKRQHLKIGYFGAVANKQYEYDHRNDQALFLDKKFLERKLEVVKTTYERYKELAAGFAGPACIEMFGEEPFAPKQKEEVLKLSEKQEELVLLYDSRQSQITNEYIRGDERSYTIVAYPVPEIGEKYEEIFDEIIRINTLDAGTYEKVQQTLIDALDQGTYVHILGGNGNRTNLKVQLHPLKDPQKETIFENCVADVNIPVGEVFTSPVLEGTSGVLHVSKVYLNELQYKDLEITFANGMIADYNCGNFDRELENKEYIHDNILHKHPTLPLGEFAIGTNTTAYVAARKYGIEEKMPILIAEKMGPHFAVGDTCYSWSEDIKVYNPNGKEIIARDNSVSIQRKEDVSKAYFYCHTDITIPYEELKSITVVTNSGEEIILLENGRFVLPGTEILNEPLKNADK; this is translated from the coding sequence ATGATAGAAGAAAGATATGAATTGGCAATCGGGCGTATCCGTGAAATAGAAAAAGAGAGTACGGTTGGCAGCGAATTTCGGGATTATTTCCACGATATGGCAGGATTTGCCATCATGATAGACGAACTGCGGACAGAACTTCAAAGCGGCAGATTCCAGGCGCTGGGACTGGATGAACTTAAGGAATGGAACCGCCGGCTGTATCAGGATATTCTTCCGGAACGGTATGAAGCCAGTTATGGGAATCCCTCTTATGCCGTGAAGCAGTGCGGGAAGGACTACGGCTTAGTCTTAAGCTTCCTGTACGCGGAACTTAGAGGAGCCATTGCCTATACATTCGAGCAGAAGACGGAATATCTGGATATCCTATTTGAACTTCTGGTCGAAGTATACAATCAATTTGAAGGAGAGCCGTATCCGGCGATTGATAATATAAAGGAGACCATCTATTGGTATGCCAGCGATTATTGCGATGTATTCGTCGCAGACCGGATCCGGGAGCAGATTGACCCAGATGAAAGCTTCGCCGCAGGCATCATTATGGACAGCGATCTTGACGATATAAGATACCTGTACCAGTTCGGCGAGTATATAAGCGAGAATGAACTTCAGACGGCCAGGCATCTGATGAAGCTGGATGACGCAGCCATAAAGAGGATGGCCGATGTTTACACGGAAGGATACCGGATCGGATTTGTGAATACCGGAAAGGATCTGTCAAAGAAATCTACGGTTAATATCCGCTATGTCCTTGGATTTGAGCGGGTCATTAAAAAAGCCATTGCTAATTTTGAGAAGATGGGGCTTAAGCCGGTGATCTACCGTTCTGGGGTCAGCGTCCTGACCAAAAGGCAGCATCTAAAGATTGGGTATTTTGGGGCTGTCGCGAATAAGCAGTACGAATATGACCATAGGAATGACCAGGCGCTGTTTCTGGATAAAAAGTTCCTGGAACGGAAGCTGGAAGTCGTCAAGACTACGTATGAGCGTTATAAGGAATTGGCTGCCGGGTTTGCCGGTCCTGCCTGCATTGAGATGTTTGGAGAAGAACCTTTTGCGCCCAAGCAGAAGGAAGAGGTATTGAAACTGTCCGAAAAGCAGGAGGAACTTGTACTGCTCTACGACAGCCGCCAGAGTCAGATTACCAATGAGTATATCCGGGGGGATGAGAGGAGTTACACTATTGTGGCTTATCCGGTCCCAGAGATTGGCGAGAAGTATGAAGAGATCTTCGATGAGATCATCCGAATCAATACGCTGGACGCCGGGACCTATGAGAAAGTACAGCAGACGCTGATCGATGCACTTGATCAGGGAACGTATGTCCATATTCTCGGAGGAAACGGCAATCGGACGAATCTGAAGGTCCAGCTGCATCCGTTAAAGGATCCGCAGAAAGAGACGATATTTGAAAACTGCGTAGCAGATGTAAATATTCCGGTGGGAGAAGTCTTTACTTCTCCGGTGCTGGAAGGAACCAGCGGCGTGCTCCATGTAAGCAAGGTCTATCTGAATGAACTGCAGTATAAGGATCTGGAGATCACATTTGCCAATGGGATGATCGCGGATTATAACTGCGGAAACTTTGACCGGGAACTGGAGAATAAGGAATACATCCATGATAATATTCTCCACAAGCATCCGACCCTGCCGCTTGGAGAGTTCGCAATCGGTACAAATACGACCGCGTATGTGGCGGCACGAAAGTACGGAATTGAAGAGAAGATGCCGATTCTGATTGCGGAGAAGATGGGTCCTCACTTTGCGGTGGGCGATACCTGCTATAGCTGGAGCGAGGATATCAAAGTATATAATCCCAATGGAAAAGAGATCATAGCGCGGGATAATTCCGTATCCATCCAGCGCAAGGAAGATGTGTCCAAGGCATATTTCTACTGCCATACGGACATTACCATTCCTTATGAGGAATTAAAGAGCATTACGGTCGTGACGAATTCAGGGGAGGAAATTATCCTTCTTGAAAATGGAAGATTTGTCCTTCCGGGAACGGAGATTCTCAATGAACCGTTGAAAAATGCAGATAAATAA
- the purE gene encoding 5-(carboxyamino)imidazole ribonucleotide mutase, with protein sequence MPKVGIVMGSDSDLKVMSKAAAMLEKLGIDYEMTIISAHREPDVFFEWAKAAEGKGIKVIIAGAGMAAHLPGMCAALFPMPVVGVPMSGKNLGGEDALFSIVQMPPGIPVATVAIDGGMNAAILAAKILATSDEELLGRLKEYSKEMKETVQAKAARLEEIGYEEYLK encoded by the coding sequence ATGCCAAAAGTAGGAATTGTGATGGGCAGCGACTCTGATCTGAAAGTAATGAGCAAGGCTGCAGCGATGCTGGAAAAATTAGGAATTGACTATGAGATGACGATCATCTCTGCACACAGAGAGCCGGACGTGTTCTTTGAATGGGCAAAGGCAGCAGAAGGAAAAGGAATCAAGGTTATTATCGCAGGAGCAGGAATGGCAGCGCATCTGCCTGGAATGTGCGCCGCATTATTCCCGATGCCGGTAGTCGGCGTGCCGATGTCAGGCAAGAATCTGGGAGGAGAAGACGCGCTGTTTTCAATCGTGCAGATGCCGCCTGGAATTCCGGTTGCGACCGTTGCGATTGACGGAGGCATGAATGCGGCGATTCTGGCAGCAAAGATCCTGGCCACCTCTGACGAGGAACTCTTAGGCAGATTAAAAGAATATTCCAAAGAGATGAAAGAGACTGTCCAGGCGAAGGCTGCAAGACTGGAAGAGATCGGCTATGAGGAATACCTGAAATAA
- the purM gene encoding phosphoribosylformylglycinamidine cyclo-ligase, with protein sequence MDYKNAGVDIEAGYKSVELMKEHIKQTMRPEVLTNIGGFSGAFSMEAFKNMEKPTLVSGTDGVGTKLKLAFIMDKHDTIGIDCVAMCVNDIACAGGEPLFFLDYIACGKNKPEKIATIVSGVADGCVQSDAALIGGETAEMPGFYPEDEYDLAGFAVGVVDEKDLITGKELKPGDVLIGMASSGVHSNGFSLVRKVFEMTAESLNTYYDELGTTLGEALLAPTKIYVKALKSVKAAGVKIKACSHITGGGFYENIPRMLCDGVCAVVEKDSYPVPPIFKMLAREGQIEEHAMYNTYNMGIGMMVAVDPADVDKTMDAMKAAGEQPYVVGRIEAGEKGVTLC encoded by the coding sequence ATGGATTATAAAAATGCAGGTGTAGATATTGAAGCTGGCTACAAGTCAGTGGAACTTATGAAAGAGCATATAAAGCAGACTATGAGGCCGGAAGTCCTGACGAATATCGGAGGATTCTCAGGGGCTTTCTCCATGGAGGCATTCAAGAATATGGAGAAGCCTACGCTGGTATCCGGAACAGACGGCGTCGGAACAAAGTTAAAACTGGCATTTATTATGGACAAGCATGATACGATCGGTATCGACTGCGTGGCTATGTGCGTAAATGATATTGCATGTGCAGGCGGTGAGCCATTATTCTTCCTTGACTATATTGCGTGTGGAAAGAACAAGCCTGAGAAGATCGCGACCATCGTAAGCGGCGTTGCCGACGGATGCGTGCAGTCGGACGCGGCCCTGATTGGCGGGGAGACGGCTGAGATGCCAGGATTCTATCCGGAAGACGAATACGATCTTGCCGGATTTGCGGTTGGCGTGGTAGATGAGAAAGACCTGATTACAGGGAAGGAATTAAAGCCAGGAGATGTGCTGATCGGCATGGCATCTTCCGGCGTGCACAGCAATGGATTCTCTCTTGTCCGCAAAGTCTTTGAGATGACGGCGGAGTCTCTGAATACATATTATGACGAATTGGGAACTACCCTTGGGGAGGCGCTGCTTGCACCGACCAAGATCTATGTGAAGGCATTGAAGAGCGTGAAGGCGGCAGGCGTGAAGATTAAGGCATGCAGCCATATTACAGGTGGCGGCTTCTATGAGAATATCCCAAGAATGCTCTGCGATGGAGTATGCGCAGTTGTTGAAAAGGATAGTTATCCGGTACCGCCCATCTTTAAGATGCTTGCAAGGGAAGGCCAAATTGAAGAGCATGCTATGTATAATACCTATAATATGGGCATCGGCATGATGGTTGCTGTTGATCCGGCAGATGTGGATAAGACCATGGACGCAATGAAAGCGGCAGGAGAGCAGCCCTATGTGGTGGGACGCATCGAAGCAGGAGAAAAGGGAGTTACGTTATGCTAA
- the purN gene encoding phosphoribosylglycinamide formyltransferase, with amino-acid sequence MLNVVVLVSGGGTNLQAIIDAIESGTITNTKITGVISNNKKAYALERARNHGIENLCISPKDYETRAVFNEKFMEAVDGMNPDLIVLAGFLVVIPPKMIEKYRNRIINIHPSLIPSFCGTGYYGLKVHEAALKRGVKVAGATVHFVDEGTDTGPIILQQAVEVQSTDTPEVLQRRVMEQAEWKILPKAIDLIANGKVTVTDGIARITDETTD; translated from the coding sequence ATGCTAAATGTGGTCGTGCTGGTATCCGGAGGCGGTACAAATCTGCAGGCAATCATTGATGCCATAGAATCCGGAACCATTACCAATACAAAGATTACCGGAGTGATCAGTAACAATAAGAAGGCCTATGCGCTGGAAAGAGCCAGGAACCATGGAATCGAGAATCTTTGCATATCTCCGAAGGACTATGAAACCAGGGCGGTCTTCAACGAAAAGTTCATGGAAGCGGTAGATGGGATGAATCCGGACCTGATCGTGCTGGCTGGATTCCTGGTAGTCATACCACCAAAGATGATTGAAAAGTACAGGAATCGGATTATCAATATTCATCCATCCCTGATCCCTTCCTTCTGTGGTACCGGGTATTATGGGCTGAAAGTGCATGAGGCGGCGCTTAAGCGCGGCGTGAAAGTGGCGGGGGCGACCGTGCATTTTGTGGATGAGGGGACCGATACAGGCCCGATCATTCTGCAGCAGGCAGTGGAGGTGCAAAGCACTGATACTCCGGAAGTACTTCAAAGGCGCGTGATGGAGCAGGCGGAATGGAAGATACTTCCGAAGGCGATCGATTTGATTGCCAATGGAAAGGTGACGGTGACGGATGGCATAGCCAGGATCACAGATGAAACGACAGATTAA
- the purD gene encoding phosphoribosylamine--glycine ligase has product MKVLIVGSGGREHAIAYCVAKSDKVDEIYCTPGNAGIAEYAQCAPIGAMEFDKIVAFAKEKEIDLVIVGMDDPLVGGLVDELEAAGIRAFGPRKNAAILEGSKAFSKDLMKKYNIPTAAYENFTDPQKALAYLETAKFPIVLKADGLALGKGVLICSTLEEAREGVKTIMLDKKFGSAGNEMVIEEFMTGREVSVLSFVDGNTIKTMTSAQDHKRAGDGDTGLNTGGMGTFSPSPFYTKEVEEFCNKYVYQATVDAMKAEGRPFKGVIFFGLMLTEEGPKVLEYNARFGDPEAQVVLPRMKNDIIEVVEACIDGTLDQVDLEFEDNAAVCVVLASDGYPVEYKKGLPISGLEEFKKHEGYYCFHAGTKFDGGQIVTNGGRVLGVTAKGKDLKEARENAYAATQWVQFDNKYMRHDIGKAIDEA; this is encoded by the coding sequence ATGAAGGTTTTGATTGTCGGAAGCGGCGGAAGAGAGCATGCGATCGCATACTGTGTCGCAAAGAGCGATAAGGTAGATGAAATTTACTGCACCCCGGGTAACGCCGGCATTGCAGAATATGCACAGTGCGCTCCCATTGGAGCAATGGAATTTGACAAGATTGTAGCATTTGCCAAGGAAAAAGAGATTGACCTTGTGATCGTAGGAATGGACGATCCGCTGGTGGGCGGCCTGGTAGATGAACTGGAGGCGGCAGGAATCCGCGCATTCGGACCCAGGAAGAACGCGGCGATCCTGGAAGGCTCCAAGGCATTTTCCAAGGACTTGATGAAGAAATACAATATTCCAACGGCTGCATATGAGAATTTTACGGATCCGCAGAAGGCCCTTGCATATCTTGAGACAGCCAAATTCCCCATTGTCCTGAAGGCGGACGGACTGGCGCTGGGAAAAGGCGTGCTTATCTGCAGCACCCTGGAAGAGGCCAGAGAGGGCGTAAAGACGATTATGCTGGATAAGAAGTTTGGCTCTGCAGGCAATGAAATGGTCATCGAAGAATTCATGACAGGCCGCGAAGTATCCGTCCTATCCTTTGTAGACGGCAATACGATCAAGACCATGACATCCGCTCAGGATCACAAGCGGGCAGGCGATGGAGATACGGGGCTTAACACAGGCGGCATGGGAACCTTTTCTCCCAGCCCGTTCTATACGAAAGAGGTAGAGGAATTCTGCAACAAATATGTGTATCAGGCAACCGTGGATGCGATGAAAGCAGAAGGAAGGCCCTTTAAGGGCGTCATCTTCTTTGGACTGATGCTGACAGAGGAAGGGCCGAAAGTCCTGGAATACAATGCAAGATTCGGAGATCCGGAAGCCCAGGTGGTTCTTCCAAGAATGAAGAATGATATTATTGAAGTTGTGGAAGCCTGCATTGACGGAACTCTGGATCAGGTTGACCTGGAGTTTGAGGACAATGCAGCCGTGTGCGTCGTCCTGGCCAGCGATGGATATCCGGTGGAGTACAAGAAGGGACTTCCGATCTCAGGCCTTGAGGAATTCAAGAAGCATGAAGGATACTACTGCTTCCATGCCGGAACCAAGTTTGACGGAGGCCAGATCGTGACGAATGGAGGACGCGTGCTCGGCGTGACCGCCAAAGGGAAGGATCTGAAGGAAGCAAGAGAAAATGCCTATGCGGCGACGCAGTGGGTTCAGTTCGACAACAAATATATGCGTCATGATATCGGCAAAGCGATAGATGAGGCGTAA
- a CDS encoding MurR/RpiR family transcriptional regulator — protein sequence MKELRETIHSANLTKTQKMIGQYVLDNSADACFMTSTEIAMKLGVSESSVIRFSRSLGFSGFMDFQKSLRKDYQDKVLSISSTITVPAQRVVKRAKLESNSDYINRHFKNAAKNLESALVHNAPATFEEAADTIISSKRKYVAASRGNSCLGDYFLLYLKHMVPNVESANSSAISPIDHICNISRDDCLIMFSFPRYSSIDKITARMAQEANANIIVITDKPSALLAQYATTLFTVPVDSNAFFNSLTGPQFVAEALLDTISHKVKGIEKRLKKIDRYLAELGNY from the coding sequence ATGAAAGAATTGAGAGAAACCATCCATAGTGCCAATTTGACGAAAACGCAGAAGATGATTGGCCAGTATGTCTTAGACAATTCGGCTGACGCTTGCTTCATGACTTCCACCGAGATAGCCATGAAATTGGGGGTAAGCGAGTCATCCGTCATCCGCTTCAGCCGGTCGCTGGGCTTTAGCGGATTCATGGATTTCCAGAAATCTTTGAGAAAAGATTATCAAGATAAGGTTCTAAGCATCTCCAGTACCATCACGGTACCGGCACAGCGGGTGGTAAAAAGAGCAAAACTTGAGAGCAACTCCGATTATATTAACCGGCATTTTAAAAATGCGGCTAAAAATCTGGAGTCCGCCCTGGTTCATAACGCTCCCGCAACATTTGAAGAAGCTGCCGACACTATCATATCAAGCAAGCGCAAATACGTTGCGGCTTCCAGAGGCAATTCATGTTTGGGCGACTATTTCCTGCTATATTTAAAGCACATGGTGCCAAATGTAGAATCAGCCAACAGTTCTGCCATCAGCCCCATTGACCACATCTGCAACATATCCAGGGATGACTGCCTGATTATGTTCAGTTTTCCAAGGTATTCTTCTATTGATAAGATTACTGCCAGAATGGCCCAGGAAGCCAACGCGAATATCATCGTAATTACAGACAAGCCAAGCGCGCTTCTGGCACAGTATGCCACCACCCTCTTCACAGTTCCGGTAGACAGCAATGCATTCTTCAATTCACTGACTGGCCCTCAGTTCGTTGCAGAGGCGCTTCTTGATACCATCAGCCACAAGGTGAAAGGAATCGAAAAAAGGTTGAAGAAGATCGACCGCTATCTGGCCGAGCTGGGCAACTATTAG
- the ald gene encoding alanine dehydrogenase, with protein MKVGCVKEIKNNEFRVGMTPDNVKSYSNAGHDVYIEKGAGLGSGFTDEEYVEAGAKMIDTAKEVWDTVEMMIKVKEPLPEEYPLFHEGLILYTYLHLAADKPQTDALLNGKVKGVAYETLIERNGSIPLLAPMSQIAGRLSIQEGAKYLEKTYGGEGVLLAGVPGTPKANIVILGGGSVGTNACKIAVGMGANVTIMDINLQRLAYLDDIFGARIQTLVSNDANIERAVKEADLVIGCVLIPGKAAPKIFKKKYLKEMKPGAVFVDVAVDQGGCGETTKVTYHDDPIFIEEGVVHYCVGNMPGAVPRTSTIALTNATLSYGLQIAGKGLEQACKDNDVLYSAINTYDGKLTCKNVADSFDCYEFADIKGLF; from the coding sequence GTGAAAGTAGGATGCGTAAAAGAAATTAAAAACAATGAATTCCGTGTAGGTATGACACCTGATAATGTTAAGAGCTATTCAAACGCAGGCCACGATGTTTATATCGAGAAAGGTGCTGGACTTGGATCTGGATTTACAGATGAAGAGTATGTAGAAGCTGGCGCAAAGATGATCGATACTGCAAAAGAAGTATGGGATACAGTTGAGATGATGATCAAGGTTAAAGAGCCATTGCCAGAGGAGTATCCATTATTCCATGAAGGACTGATCCTTTATACATATCTTCATCTTGCAGCTGATAAGCCGCAGACAGATGCACTCTTAAACGGAAAAGTAAAGGGTGTTGCATACGAGACATTGATCGAGAGAAACGGAAGCATTCCTCTTCTTGCTCCAATGAGCCAGATTGCTGGACGTCTTAGTATCCAGGAAGGTGCTAAGTACTTAGAGAAGACATATGGCGGCGAAGGCGTTCTTCTTGCCGGAGTACCAGGAACACCAAAGGCTAACATCGTTATCCTTGGCGGCGGATCTGTTGGAACAAACGCTTGCAAGATCGCTGTAGGTATGGGCGCTAACGTAACGATCATGGATATCAACCTTCAGAGACTGGCATATCTCGATGACATCTTTGGAGCACGTATCCAGACGTTAGTATCTAACGATGCAAATATCGAGAGAGCAGTTAAAGAAGCTGACCTTGTTATCGGCTGCGTGCTGATTCCAGGAAAGGCTGCTCCGAAGATATTCAAGAAGAAATATCTCAAAGAGATGAAGCCAGGCGCTGTATTTGTAGACGTTGCTGTTGACCAGGGCGGATGCGGCGAGACAACAAAGGTTACCTATCATGATGATCCGATCTTCATCGAAGAAGGCGTTGTTCATTACTGCGTAGGAAATATGCCAGGAGCAGTTCCGAGAACATCTACGATCGCTCTGACTAACGCTACATTAAGCTATGGCCTTCAGATCGCAGGCAAAGGCTTAGAGCAGGCTTGCAAGGACAATGACGTTCTGTACTCTGCAATCAATACATACGATGGAAAACTTACATGCAAGAACGTTGCAGATAGTTTTGACTGCTATGAGTTCGCAGATATCAAAGGTCTGTTTTAA
- a CDS encoding GntR family transcriptional regulator, producing the protein MLIEIDFNSDEALYVQLQNQIIMGIAMDIIREGDALPSVRQMADTVGINMHTVNKAYTILKQEGFIQLDRRKGAVIAIDVDKARALLEMKEQLRILLAKGSCKDISREEVHALVDEIFDEYRKGKTQ; encoded by the coding sequence ATGCTGATAGAGATTGATTTTAACAGTGATGAGGCGTTATATGTCCAACTGCAGAACCAGATTATTATGGGAATTGCCATGGATATTATCCGGGAGGGCGACGCGCTTCCTTCCGTAAGGCAGATGGCTGACACTGTTGGCATCAATATGCATACGGTAAATAAGGCATATACGATTTTGAAACAGGAAGGATTTATCCAGCTGGACAGAAGGAAGGGAGCGGTTATTGCCATTGATGTGGATAAGGCCAGGGCGCTTCTGGAGATGAAGGAGCAGCTTCGGATACTGCTTGCAAAAGGAAGCTGCAAGGATATTTCCAGAGAAGAGGTACATGCTTTGGTAGATGAGATATTTGACGAGTATAGAAAGGGAAAGACACAATGA
- a CDS encoding ATP-dependent Clp protease ATP-binding subunit, whose protein sequence is MNYTEQANDVLRIAKNIAKELDHPYVGTEHLLLGLRKVYTGVAGQVLAISGVDEEKILKVVDELVSPVGSVALAHNPEISPRLAYILEESKAEALRFQSSQIGTEHMLLSLLHETDCVATRILLTLNISLQKLYQDILSVLGVDPKEYQEEMLQESGRKKEGVAQQYGTDLTAQAKEGKLDPVIGREEEIGRLMQVLSRRTKNNPCLVGEPGVGKTAVIEGLAAKIASGIVPEGMKDKRILTMDLAGMIAGSKYRGEFEERMKKLIQEVKAAGNIILFLDEVHTIIGAGGAEGAIDASNILKPSLARGEIQLIGATTIVEYRKYIEKDAALERRFQPITVEEPTQEHCLNILKGLRTRYEAHHHVQIEEEALEAAVKLSSRYINDRFLPDKAIDVLDEACSKVSLRGFKVPDSIFTLEESVAELSKEMEEEICQGNMTEASLLRKERDEAANKLEQIKKRFHKRNADRTVAVTEEDIAGVVSQWTKIPVQKLAESESARLNKLEQTLHKRVVGQEEAVSAVTKAIKRGRVGLKDPKRPIGSFLFLGPTGVGKTELSKALAEALFGNEDAMIRVDMSEYMEKHSVAKMIGSPPGYVGHDDGGQLSEQVRRHPYSVILFDEIEKAHPDVFNILLQVLDDGHITDSQGRKVDFCNTVIIMTSNAGAQAIIDPKKLGFNAKEDAAGDYKRMKSNVMNEIKLIFRPEFLNRIDEILVFHPLDKEQMRKIVSMMCRELARRAKDQLGIKLEIRDSVKSHIVETGTDKKYGARPLRRAVQNQLEDKLAEALLNGEITRDSEVAVGMSKKEIKFIPKTTN, encoded by the coding sequence ATGAATTATACGGAACAGGCAAATGATGTTTTGAGAATTGCGAAGAATATTGCAAAAGAATTAGATCATCCTTATGTAGGAACAGAACACCTGCTTCTAGGCTTGAGAAAAGTCTATACTGGAGTCGCGGGCCAGGTGCTGGCCATAAGCGGAGTTGATGAAGAAAAGATATTAAAAGTAGTGGATGAACTGGTATCTCCGGTGGGAAGCGTTGCGCTTGCCCATAACCCGGAGATCAGCCCGAGGCTTGCATATATTCTGGAAGAGAGCAAGGCAGAAGCCTTGCGGTTTCAGTCTAGTCAGATTGGGACGGAGCATATGCTTCTTTCGCTGCTGCATGAGACGGACTGCGTGGCCACGAGAATACTGCTGACCTTGAATATCAGCCTTCAGAAGTTATATCAGGATATCCTATCTGTCCTTGGCGTGGATCCGAAAGAGTATCAGGAGGAAATGCTGCAGGAGTCCGGCAGAAAGAAAGAAGGGGTCGCACAGCAGTATGGAACGGATCTGACCGCCCAGGCAAAAGAAGGGAAACTGGATCCTGTCATTGGGCGGGAAGAAGAGATTGGCAGGCTGATGCAGGTATTAAGCCGGAGGACGAAGAACAATCCCTGCCTGGTAGGCGAGCCGGGTGTTGGTAAGACTGCGGTGATCGAAGGGCTTGCAGCCAAGATCGCATCCGGAATCGTTCCGGAAGGAATGAAGGATAAGAGGATTCTGACTATGGATCTGGCCGGTATGATTGCTGGCTCTAAGTACCGCGGAGAATTCGAGGAAAGGATGAAGAAGCTGATCCAGGAAGTAAAAGCCGCGGGAAATATCATCCTGTTCCTGGACGAGGTTCATACGATCATAGGTGCGGGAGGCGCAGAGGGTGCTATCGATGCATCGAATATATTAAAGCCATCTCTCGCAAGAGGCGAGATTCAGTTGATTGGAGCCACCACGATCGTAGAGTATCGCAAGTATATCGAAAAGGATGCCGCATTGGAGCGGCGTTTTCAGCCGATTACGGTGGAAGAGCCTACCCAGGAGCATTGCCTGAACATACTCAAAGGCCTGCGTACAAGATATGAGGCGCACCATCATGTACAGATAGAAGAAGAGGCGCTTGAGGCGGCGGTAAAGCTTTCCAGCCGTTATATTAATGACAGATTCCTGCCAGATAAGGCAATTGACGTACTGGATGAAGCGTGCTCTAAAGTAAGCTTAAGAGGCTTTAAGGTGCCGGACAGTATCTTCACCCTGGAAGAATCGGTGGCTGAACTGTCGAAAGAGATGGAAGAGGAGATCTGCCAGGGGAATATGACAGAAGCATCCTTGCTTAGAAAAGAGAGGGATGAGGCGGCGAATAAACTAGAGCAGATTAAGAAGCGCTTCCATAAAAGAAATGCAGACAGGACAGTGGCGGTCACGGAAGAAGATATTGCAGGCGTAGTATCCCAGTGGACGAAGATTCCGGTGCAGAAGCTGGCAGAATCAGAGAGCGCCAGACTTAATAAACTGGAACAGACGCTTCATAAGAGGGTTGTCGGGCAGGAAGAAGCGGTATCCGCGGTTACCAAGGCAATCAAAAGAGGAAGGGTCGGACTCAAGGATCCTAAGCGTCCCATTGGATCGTTTCTATTTCTTGGTCCTACTGGCGTTGGAAAGACAGAATTATCCAAGGCGCTGGCCGAGGCTTTGTTTGGTAATGAAGACGCCATGATTCGGGTTGACATGTCAGAGTATATGGAGAAGCACAGCGTGGCCAAGATGATAGGCTCTCCTCCGGGATATGTGGGCCATGATGATGGAGGCCAGTTAAGCGAGCAGGTGAGGCGGCATCCTTATTCTGTCATCCTGTTTGACGAGATTGAAAAGGCGCATCCGGATGTATTCAACATCCTGCTGCAAGTGCTGGATGATGGCCATATCACCGATTCCCAGGGAAGGAAAGTGGACTTTTGCAATACGGTGATCATCATGACATCCAATGCAGGCGCCCAGGCAATTATTGATCCGAAAAAACTGGGATTCAATGCCAAGGAAGATGCCGCAGGGGATTACAAGCGGATGAAAAGCAACGTTATGAATGAGATCAAGCTGATCTTCCGGCCGGAATTCCTCAACAGGATTGATGAGATCCTGGTATTCCATCCGCTTGATAAGGAGCAGATGAGGAAGATTGTCAGCATGATGTGCAGAGAACTTGCCAGACGCGCCAAAGACCAGCTGGGCATTAAGCTGGAAATCAGGGATTCTGTAAAGAGCCATATTGTTGAAACGGGCACAGATAAGAAGTATGGCGCCCGTCCGCTCAGAAGGGCCGTTCAGAACCAGCTGGAGGATAAACTTGCGGAAGCGCTCTTAAACGGAGAGATTACAAGGGATTCTGAAGTGGCGGTCGGAATGTCTAAAAAAGAAATAAAATTTATTCCAAAGACTACAAATTAA